Proteins encoded within one genomic window of Lampris incognitus isolate fLamInc1 chromosome 19, fLamInc1.hap2, whole genome shotgun sequence:
- the lipib gene encoding lipase member H, whose product MLPRRLLCLLGLLVLCRGQEESLPGESCDNFTDLDFSHSFMGTSLYVRLLLYTRSNLGCGQELRHRHLSSQPLFNLSLPTVFVIHGYRPTGAPPIWIDHLVRLLAKQEDMNVIVVDWNKGAANLNYFIAVTNTRQAAHNLTSFILTMQEEGASLNSVHLIGMSLGAHLAGFVGASLKGKIGRITGLDPAGPMFAGATPDERLDPSDAKFVDVLHTDMNSFGLQGAHGHIDYYANGGFDQPGCPKTIFSGKSYFVCDHQRSVFLYLCALNQTCSLTGYPCSTYNDFLDGRCLQCEAFRPASCPMLGYDVSGWRDTLLRLGQTKAYFSTTATFPYRKASYRVDMVTWNQYLRWAVVYIKLHSGRSATETRIDHKLFRFEQYTSTRLLAQFDEDLHPIQKISMRISTGNVIGPRYKIRLLRIRLIPLDRPDRPLMCRYDIIMEENMDVAFRPLPCDSYP is encoded by the exons GCCAGGAGGAGAGCTTGCCGGGCGAGTCCTGCGACAACTTCACCGACTTGGACTTCTCCCACAGCTTCATGGGGACCAGCCTGTACGTCCGGCTGCTCCTCTACACCCGCTCCAACCTGGGCTGCGGCCAGGAGCTCAGACACCGTCACCTGTCCTCCCAGCCGCTCTTCAACCTCTCCCTGCCCACCGTCTTTGTCATCCACGGCTACCGGCCGACCGGAGCGCCCCCCATCTGGATAGACCACCTAGTGCGCCTGCTGGCCAAGCAGGAGGACATGAACGTCATCGTGGTGGACTGGAACAAAGGCGCCGCCAACCTCAACTACTTCATCGCAGTGACCAACACACGGCAGGCGGCCCACAACCTGACCAGCTTCATCCTGACCATGcag gaggagggggCCTCTCTGAACTCCGTGCATCTGATCGGCATGAGTCTCGGGGCCCACCTGGCCGGCTTCGTGGGGGCCAGCCTGAAGGGAAAGATCGGCCGCATCACAG GTCTGGACCCGGCCGGTCCCATGTTCGCTGGAGCGACGCCAGACGAGAGGCTGGACCCCTCAGATGCCAAGTTCGTAGATGTCCTTCACACCGACATGAACT CGTTTGGACTGCAAGGGGCTCACGGCCATATTGATTACTACGCAAATGGTGGTTTTGACCAACCAGGTTGCCCCAAAACCATCTTCtcag GAAAGTCTTACTTTGTGTGCGACCATCAGCGGTCTGTGTTCCTTTATCTGTGCGCTCTCAACCAAACCTGCAGTCTCACAGGCTACCCCTGCTCAACCTACAATGACTTCCTAGATGGGCGGTGTCTGCAGTGTGAGGCCTTTAGGCCTGCTTCCTGCCCTATGCTTG GTTATGATGTCAGCGGGTGGAGGGATACGCTGCTGCGATTAGGCCAGACCAAAGCGTACTTCAGCACCACAGCTACATTCCCCTATAGAA AGGCGAGCTACCGTGTGGATATGGTGACCTGGAACCAGTACCTCCGCTGGGCTGTGGTCTACATCAAACTACACAGCGGCAGGAGCGCCACAGAGACACGCATCGACCA caagctgttcaggTTCGAGCAGTACACCTCCACGCGTCTGCTGGCCCAGTTCGACGAGGACCTGCACCCTATCCAGAAGATCTCCATGCGTATTAGCACCGGCAATGTGATCGGCCCCAGATACAAAATCAGACTGCTGCGAATACGTCTAATACCACTGGATCGACCGGATAG gccccTGATGTGCCGCTATGACATCATCATGGAGGAGAACATGGACGTGGCCTTCCGTCCTCTGCCCTGTGACTCTTACCCCTGA